A stretch of DNA from Pseudonocardia hierapolitana:
TCTCGTCGAGGAACGCCGCCGCGTTGGAGGCCCGCCACTCGATGCCCTCCATCGCCTCGGCGAGCTGCTCCACCGTGAACTTCTCCCGCGCGGCCCGCCGGGAGAAGTTGCGGCCCGCGCCGTGCGGCGCCGAGTTGAACGAGGCCGGGTTGCCCAGGCCCGTCACCACGTAGGACCGCGTGCCCATGGAGCCGGGGATGAGCCCCGGCCGCCCCGCCGAGGCGTCGATCGCGCCCTTGCGGGTGAGCCAGACGTCCACACCGAAGTGCCGCTCCTGCTCGGTGTAGTTGTGGTGGCACTGGACGTCCTCGGCACGCTCGATCTCCCGGCCCGCCCACTCGGCGATGCACCCGACGATCCGGTCGAGCATCTCGGCGCGGTTCTCCAGCGCGAAACGCTGGGCCCAGCGGAGCTCCCGGATGTAGTGCCAGAACTCGTCGATCCCCTCCGGCAGGTAGGCGAGGTCGCGGTGCGGCAGCTCGATCCACCAGCGCTCGCACAGCTGCTGCGCGGTGCGGACGTGCCGTTGCGCGATCTTGTTGCCCACCCCGCGCGAGCCGGAGTGCAGGAACACCCACAGCCGGTCCGCCTCGTCCAGGCACAGCTCGATGAAGTGGTTCCCGGACCCGAGCGTGCCGAGCTGCAGCCGCCAGTTCCCCGCATAGGAACCCGGGTCGAACTGCGCACGCTCGGCGAGCGCCTCCAGCTCGGCGACGCGGGCCGCGGCCGTGTCCGTCAGCTTCCGGTTGTAGCCACCCTTGGAGACGGGTACGGCCGCCTCGATCGCCTCCCGCAGCGCGGACAGTGGACCCGCCTCGGCGATGTCGTCCTTCGTGAGCTGGGTGCGCACCGCCGCCATGCCGCAGCCGATGTCGACGCCGACGCTCGCCGGCATCACCGCCTCCACCGTGGGGATCACGCTGCCGACGGTGGATCCCATGCCGAGGTGCGCGTCGGGCATCAGCGCGACGTGCGGGCGGACGAACGGCATCCGGGCGGTCTGCAGCGCCTGCTCCCGGGTAGCGTCCTCGAGGATCGACGCCCAGTTCAGCAGGCCCTTGGTGATCTGCTCCACGCGAGAGGGTCACCAGCCATCGGCCGGCCCACACGCGCGAGTTCCTACGCCTTGTGCGCCACCGCGAAGATGCGGCGGAACGGGAACCAGGTGCTCCCGTCCGGACGCATCGGGTACGCCGCCCGCAGTCGGGGTGCCAGCTCGGCCCGGAAGGCCGCGTAGTCGTCGGCGGGCAGCGCGTCCCGGACCGGACGCAGCGCGGTGGCGCTGATCCACTGCAGCACCGGGTCCTCCCCGGTGAGCCGCTGCAGGTAGGTGGTCTCCCAGACGTCGACGTCCGCCGCGTGCGCGGCGAAGAGCTCCGCGTACTCGGCAGGCTCCGGAACGGCGAGCTCGCCGCGCAGCTCCACGCTCCCCCGCCACCGCGGCTCGGCGAGCAGCTCCCGGACCAGGGCGTGGGACGGGGCGCCGAAGTTGCCCGGAACCTGCATCGCGAACCACGCGCCCGCAGGCAAGGCCTGCAGCCAGCGGGGCAGCAGCCGCGGGTGCGACGGCACCCACTGCAGCACCGCGTTGGTGATCACGACGTCGGTGTCGGGCGCCGGTGCCCAGTCGACGACGTCGGCCAGCTCCGCGGCGATCCCCCGCTCCCGCGCGGCCACGACCATCTCCGGGGAGGAGTCCAGCGCGCTGACCTCCGCGCCGGGCCAGCGGCCGGCGAGGACTCCGGTGAGGTGGCCGGGGCCGCAGCCGAGGTCGACGACGCGGCGCGGGGACGTGGCTCCCACCCGCGCGAGCAGGTCGCGGAACGGGCGCGAGCGGTGGTCGTCGAAGTCGAGGTAGAGCGCGGGATCCCAGGACGTCGCGGTCACGCGCGCCCCAGCGTGCGCTCGACGTCGGCCACGACCTGGCGCACCACCGCCACGTCGGTGCCCGGGTCGGGCCGGACCTGCAGCACGATGCCGTCGCGGCCGGGCACCTTGCGCTGCACGAACCAGGCCCCGCCGCCGGGCAGGTCGCGGTGGTGGCGGCTGCGGATCGACGCCTCCACCCGGGCGTGCACCGTCTCCGGCACGCGGCCGGGTTCGGCCAGCCGCAGCCGGCGCGGTGGCAGGTCGGTGACCAGCACCGCCCCTCCGATGGTCTCGGCCTCCTCAGCCTCGACGAGCGTGAGGACGCCGTTTCCCCAGGTGGCCTTGCTGACCAGGTGCCATCCCACGTGCCCCACACCCTCCTGGCCGGGCAGCCACAGCCCGTGGGAGGTGACGACGAGGTGCTCCTCGTCGCTGTACTCGTCGGCACGGAGCGTGGCGATCGCGAGGACGCGCTCGTCGGTGGCGAGCCGCGCCGCGACGTCGGCGGGCGCCTCCTCGCGCCCCAGCAGCTTGCGGAAGAACTTCATCGGGCCGCCTGCTCCCGCAGCGCGATCCGGTACTGCTCCAGCGGCACCAGGTCACCGAAGAGCTGGTGGTAGGCGTCGGGCTCCTCCACCGGGTTGGTGCGCTGCAGCCGTGCCTTCAGCTCCGCCACCTGCGCCTCGACCAGCGCCAACCGGACCCCTGCGATGACGCTGCCGACGTAGCGGGCCTCGTCGGTGTTGCGCCTGGGCAGTTCGAGGGGCTCCACGGCCAGCTCGGTGACCAGCGGGCGCGCCTCCTGCGGGCATTCCGCGAGCACCGCCTCCAGCCACGCGTGGCCCTCGCGGCCGCTGCACACGCCGCCCGCCGCCTGCACCGCGCGGTGGACGGCGGCGAACGCCGGGTGGACGAAGACCTGCTCGGGCAGCTCGTCGTAGCTCGGCCCGGCCACAGCGGGGATCTGCAGGGCCGCCTTGAGCGCCTCGCGCTGCAGGTGCAGCCGCGGGTCGTCCTTGGGCGGCGGCGTGGGCGGCTCCCGGCGCCCGTTGCGGGCACCGCGCACCGGCTCGGGGGGTGCCCCGGCCGCCTCCCGGACCCGCCGGACCACCATCGCGATGTCGTCCCAGCTGGTCCAGCCCGCGAGGCGGCGGGCGTACTCGTCGCGCAGGTCCTCGCGCTTGATCCGGGCGACCAGCGGCACGGTGCGCTGCAGCGCGGCGACCCGGCCCTCCGCGGTGTCCAGGTTGTGGTCGCGCAGCATGCTGCGGATCGCGAACTCGAACAGCGGCTCGCGGCGCGCCACCAGGTCGCGCACGGCGGTGTCGCCGTGGGACTGGCGCAGCTCGCACGGGTCCTGCCCGTCGGGCGCCACGGCGACGAATGTCTGCGCGGCGAAGCTCTGGTCGCCCTCGAACGCCTTGAGCGCCGCCGCCTGCCCCGCAGCGTCGCCGTCGAAGGTGTAGATCACCTCGCCGAGGTCGAACGAGTCGTCGCCGATGAGGCGACGGATCACCGCGATGTGCTCGGCCCCGAAGGCCGTGCCACACGACGCGACGGCCGTGGGCACGCCGGCCTGGTGCATCGCCATCACGTCCGTGTAGCCCTCGACGACCACCACCTGGCGTCGTTTGGCGATCTCCCGCTTCGCGAGGTCGAGCCCGAATAGCACGTGCGTCTTGCGGTAGACCGGGGTGTCGGAGGTGTTGAGGTACTTGGCCTCGATGCCGTCGTCGTCGAACAGGCGGCGCGCGCCGAACCCGACGACGTCCCCGCCGAGGTCCTTGATCGACCACAGCAGCCGCCGGTGGAACCGGTCGATCGGGCCGCGCCGGCCCTCCTTGGACAGGCCCGCCTTCATCAGCTCGTCGAGCGTGAACCCGGCAGCGAGCAGGTGGCGGGTGAGCGAGTCCCAGCCTGCGGGCGCGTATCCGCAGCCGAAGCGCTGCGCCGCCGCGACGTCGAAGCCGCGGCTGGTGAGGAACTGGATCGCCGGTGCCGCTTCGGGGGTGTGCAGCTGCGCGGCGTAGAACTCGGCGGCCTTCTTGTTGGCCTCGAGCAACCGGGAGCGCGTGCCGCGGTCGCGCTGCACCGAGCTGCCGCCACCCTCGTAGGTGAGGCGGTACCCGACCCGCTCGGCGAGCCGCTCCACCGCCTCGACGAACGAGATGTGGTCCATCTTCATGAGGAACGCGATGGCGTCGCCGCCCTCGCCGCAGCCGAAGCAGTGGAACGTGCCGTGGCTGGGGCGGACGTTGAACGACGGCGTCTTCTCGTCGTGGAAGGGACAGAGGCCCTTCAGCGACCCGGCTCCGGCCCGGCGCAGGGCCACGTACTCGCCGACGACCTCGTCGACCCGGACTCGGTCGCGGACCTCCGCGATGTCATTGTCCCGGATCCGGCCCGCCACGGTGAGGAGTGTAGGCGCGCCTACCGACGAGCCGGCGCGCCACCGGCACGCTGCACCGTCGCCCGCTCCGGCCTGCGGTCGCGCTCGAGCATCAGTGGGACCGCGGCCATCACCAGCAGCACGGCCAGCCCGCCGCCTGCGGCCAGCACCGTGAGCACATCTGCGAAGTTCGTCATGCCCACACGATCCGCCGGGGACGCGGAGAGCCGCCTCAGCCGGAGGTAGGGCTTCTCCGTGGACGCTCGGCCGTTCGGCCGATGGGGCCCCGGCGCCGCCCACGCTGCACGTGCAGAATATGACCGTGCGTAAGGGGCGATGGGCTGACGTCATTCTCGTCGTCCTCTTCACCGCAGTGCTGACGGGGCTGACGGGCTGCGCCGAGTTCCAGGTGCGGATCGACCCGGCCCCGATCCCCACCGGCGACGCCGCCACGGTGCTCGCCACGCTCCCGGTCAAGGGCAGGGCGCCGCTCACCGGGTACGACCGGGAACAGTTCGGCCAGAGCTGGCGCGACATCGACCGCAACGGCTGCGACCAGCGCAACGACGTGCTCGCACGCGACCTCGCCGAGGTCGAGTACCGGCCCGGGACGGACTCGTGCGTGGTGCTGGCCGGCATGTTCGCCGACCCGTACTCCGGCCGCACGATCCCGTTCCGGCGCGGGCGGGACACCAGCGACGACGTGCAGATCGACCACGTCGTGGCGCTGGCCGACGCGTGGCGGACCGGCGCCCAGCAGCTCGACGTCGACGTCCGCGAGCGGTTCGCGAACGACCCGCTCAACCTGATGGCCACGCAGGGTTCGGTCAACCAGCAGAAGGGCGACGGCGACGCGGCCACCTGGCTCCCACCCGCCCGCGGCTTCCGTTGCGACTACGTGGCCCGGCAGGTGGCGGTGAAGGCCAAGTACCGGCTGTGGGTCACGGACGCGGAGCGGGACGCGATCGCCGGGGTGCTGAGCGGATGCCCCGGCCAGGAACTGCCGCCCGACTCGGGCATCGCCGGGGCGTAGCCGCCGCGACCGTCGGCGGCTCCGCGTAGCGTCGGCACCGTGTTGACCGACGAGCGTGTGTTCGAGGAGCACCGGGCACATCTCGTCCGGGTCGGGTACCGGATCACCGGCAGCGTCGCCGACGCGGAGGACGCCGTGCAGGAGGCCTGGCTGCGCCTCGCCGGGCTGGACGAGGCCGCGCGGGCGGACATCCGCGACGAGCGCGCGTGGCTCACCACCGTTGTCGGGCGCCTGTGCCTCGACCGGCTGCGTTCGGCGGCCGCCCGCCGCGAGCGGTACGTCGGCCCGTGGCTGCCCGAGCCGCTGATCACCACCGGCGATCCCGACGAGCCGCTCGCCGCGGTGGTGCGCGACGAGGGCGTGCGGATGGCCGCGATGGTCGTCCTGGAGCGCCTGTCGCCGCCGCAGCGGGTGGCGTTCGTGCTGCACGAGGCACTCGCCCTGCCGTACGCGCAGATCGCCGAGGTGCTCGGCTGCCCGGAGGCCACCGCCCGGCAGCACGCGGCGCGGGCGCGCAAGATCGTGGCCGACGCCGACCCGCCGCCGCGGGTGACCACCGCCGAGCAGGAGACCGTGCTGGCCCGGTTCGCCGAGGCGATGGCGCGGGCCGACGGCGCCGCGCTGGTCGAGCTGCTGCACCCGGACGTCGTCTGGGTGAGCGATTCGGACGGCAAGGCGAAGGCCGCCCGCCGCCCCATCCTCGGCGCGGAGAAGGTGGCCAGGCTGCTGCTCGGCCTGCTCGCGACGTACGGCGAGGACATGATCCGCCGCTCGTCGATGCTGCAGGTCAACGGCGATCTCGGCCTCCGCACGCCTGCCGTCGAGTCACCCGCGGGCGCCGTCGCGGTCTTCGCGGTCCGCGACGGCCGGATCGCCGCCGTCTACCACGTCGTCAACCCCGAGAAGCTGGCGCATCTGCAGGGGCCAGACGCACCCGGCACGCTGCGTCGAAACCCTGGTCGGTGATGCCGAGGGCGTGGTTGGCCCGGCCGCGCATGTTCTCCAGCGCGATGGCGTGGGTGAGCTCCACGACCCCGGCCCGCCCGAACTCGGCCTCCAGCTCGGCCACCTGCGCGTCGGTCACCGTCATCGGCTGCGCGGTCATCGCGTCGGCGTAGGCGATCGCGAGCCGCTCGGCCCGGTCGTAGAGCGGGTTCGTCGCGTACTCGTCGATGTGCTGCAGCCGCTCGACGTCGAGCCCGTCGAGGCGCTGGAGCATCGTGCCGAAGTCGACGCACCACGAGCAGCCCACCACCGTGGCCGTCCGGTACACGGCGAGCTCGCGCACCCGCGTCGGCAGCACGCGAGGCGCCCACTCCTGCACGCCCTCCGCCACCAGCGACGCCCAGAACAGCCGCCTGTTGTGCCGGAACACCGCGAACGGCTCCGGGACGTCGCCGAACCTCCGGCGCGCGAACCGGTACACGAGCCGGCCGAAGAACCCGGCCTCCGACTCGGGAACCGCGGGAATGCGTGGCATGTCGTCCTCCTCGATGTCGCCTACGCAGTGGGGACGAGACGGCGCCGGGATTCGTGACGGATTCAGCGGGCGACGGCGCGATGGCGGGCGACGGCCTGCTGGTCGGTGAGGATCGCGACCTGGTCGAGCACCACGCGCAGCCGGGCCGCGTCGTCGGCGGCGGACTTCCACTCGGTGGCGAACACCGGGTCGAGGGACTCCGGGGCGCCGTCGCGCAGGGCCGTGGCCAGCTCGACGAGCAGCAGGCGCTGGCGGGCCTGCATGGCGAGCCTGCCGGGGTCGCTCATCACGTAGCGCAGCGCCACCGCCTTGAGCAGGGCGACCTCCGCCGCGGCCGGGGCGGGCACGACGAGGTCGGCGGTGTAGCGCAGCAGCGGCCGGTCGCCGTGAGCGGCGCCGGTGGCGTCGACGGCGGCGTGCACGAACCGTCCCACGAGCTCGCTGGTGAGCCGTTTGAGCGCGACGTGGTCGGCGGCGGACGCGGAGGCGGCCGAGAAGCCGCGCACGGCGGCGACGACCGGGAGCGCCAGCAGCGCGTCCGCGGCCTCCGCGAGCGCAGAAGCCTCGCCTCCGAAGTGCCGCACGGCGAGGTCCACGAGCGCGGCCCGCTCCCCCGGCACGCCGAGCGCGGCGAGGTCGATGCGCCCGGCGAGGATGCCGTCCTCGACGTCGTGCACCGAGTACGCGACGTCGTCGGACCAGTCCATGATCTGCGCCTCGAGGCAGCGCCGTTCCTCCTGCGCACCCTCGCGGACCCAGGCGAACACGTCGGCGTCCTCGGGGTAGGCGCCGTACTTGCGATCACCGGGCCTGCGCACCCACGGGTACTTGCACGAGGCGTCCAGCGAGGCCCGCGTGAGGTTGAGGCCCACCCCGTCGATCTTGGGTTCCAGCCGGGTGAGGATGCGCAGCGTCTGCGCGTTGCCCTCGAAACCGCCGTCGAGCCCGCAGTCGGCCGCGAACTCGTCGAGGGCGCGCTCCCCGTTGTGCCCGAACGGCGGGTGACCGATGTCGTGGGCGAGCCCGGCCGTGTCGACGACGTCCGGGTCGCAGCCCAGCTCCTCGGCGATGCCGCGCCCGATCTGCGCGACCTCCAGCGAGTGGGTGAGCCGCGTGCGCGGCACGCCGCTGATCTCGGCGCCCTCCCCCGGCCCGACGACCTGGGTCTTGCCGGCCAGCCGGCGCAGGGCCGCCGAGTGCAGCACCCGGGCGCGGTCGCGGGCGAACGGGCTGCGCCGCTCCTTGCCCGCGCCCTTCGGGGACTCCGGCGCCGGACGGGCTCGGTCGTGCGCGGAGTACTCGGTCGTCATCCCAGCCCGGTGGACTCGGTGTCCACGGACGCGTGGGTGAGCTGGTAGTACAGGAGCGCCGCCGTCTCGCGGACGATGTAGCGCAGCTGCGTCTCCCGCGTCTGCACCACCGGGCCGCTGCGGGTGGGCGAGGTCCACGCGTCGAGCCCGCTGTCGCGGGCCATGGTGCGGGCTCGCAACGAGTGCCACGGATCGCTCACGACGAGAGCGCTCGACCACCCGTCCTGTTCGGCCCGCGCGGCCACGGCCTGCAGGCTGCCGAGCGTGTCCGATCCCTCGGCGACGGCGATCACGGACTCGGCGGGCACCCCGCGCTCGATCAGGTAACGCCGCCCGGCCTCGGCCTCGGTGTAGGCGTCGCCGATCCGGCCGCCGCCGGTGGTGACGATCCGCGGGGCGAGGCCGTCCTCGTACAGGGCCTCCGCGTGCCGCAGCCGGTAGGCGAAGATCGAGCTGGGCTCGCCGTCGTACTGCGCGGCTCCGAGCACGATCACGGCGTCGACCGGCTCCCGGTCGTCGACCCGCGCGACCTGCCACACCCGGAACGCGGTGCCCCCGACCACCAGCGCGGCCATCAACACGGCGCCGACGACGAGCCGGAAGACCCAGCCCCGCCGCCGCGGCGGCGGGAGGTCGCGCAGCGGGAGCGTCGGCGCCTCCGCCCCGGTCAGGTCCGCGACACGCCGCGGCGGACCTGGGGTGGAGAGCGCCCGCGTGAGGTCGTGGCGGGCGGTCATCAGCCGATCCGGCCGTCGCCTGCGGCGAGCGCGCTGCCCGTCCGCCCGGACCGGGCCGCCACGACCTGCGCGACGATCGACACCGCCGTCTCCGCCGGGGTGCGCGCGCCCAGGTCGAGCCCGACCGGCCCGTGCAGGCGGGCCAGCTCGGCCTCGGTGAGGCCTGCGGCCAGTAGCCGCTCGCGGCGCGCGGCCTGGGTGCGGCGCGACCCCAGCGCGCCGATGAACCCCCGGCCCCGCCGGAGCGCGTCGACCAGCACGACGTCGAACGCGGGCGCGTGGTCGAGCAGCACGAGGACGTCGGCGTCGGTGAACGCGGCGACGGCGCTGTGGACGGCGTCGAGGTCGGTCTCGGCACGCGCCGCCCAGCCGAGCAGCCCGGCCTGCGCGAGCAGCGCCTCGCCGATGGCGCCCGCCCCGGCGACCAGCACCGACGGCACCGGGACCCAGATGTCGACCAGCAGCTCGACGTCGCCGGCCGGCACGCGCTCGGTGGCGGTGGCACCGCGGCGCAGCAGCCCGCGGGCGGCCCCGGTGGCCTCCGTGTCGAGCTCGGGCGTGCCCAGTGACCCGTGCACGGCCTCGAGCTCGGGCCCCGCGAGCACGATCGCCCCCGCGCCCTGCGCGGTCGAGACCAGCGCGGCCGGCGCGCCCCGTTCGAGGGCCTCACCCAGCGCGGCCGCCTGCTCGGCGGGCAGCGGGTGGCCCAGCAGCGTGGCGCCGCCTGCGCAGGCGAGGCCCGCGTCGAGCGCGGTGGCCTCCGCGACGTGCGCCTCGCGGGTCTGCGGCCCGGACACCGCCGCCGCGGCCAGCGGGAGGACCGCGTCGTCGAGCGTGCCGCGGTAGAGCGCACCGGCCACGGCGCCACCCGCCGTGCCCGCCACGAGCTGCCCGCTCTCGACCGTGCCGAACCCGTGGCGCGCGAGCACGCGCACCACACCCACGCCGTCGGGCGCCCACTTCCGCAATGCCGCACCGAGCTCCCGGAGCCCCGACACGGGGGCCGCGCCCGCTTCCGTCACGGGGCCCAGGGTAGCGACCGGGGCGGACCGAGTCGGGGCACGAACGCGCCGATCGTGTGACGTGATCGGCAGGCGGCCGAGGAACTACGTGGTGATCTCGAACGTTGGGAGAGACGAACCGTCATCACCACAGCACAGGAATCATGGATCCCGCAGACAGTACCGGCGCCGCCCTCGCAGGGCGGCAGCTCGAACGGGCCGGTCGCCCGTGACCATCCTCTCCATCCTCCTCGGCGTGCTGACGGTCGTCGGCCTCACCGTGCTCACCGGCTACTTCGTGGCCCAGGAGTTCGGGTACATGGCCGTCGACCGCTCCCGGCTCCAGGCCCGCGCCTCCGCGGGTGACGCGGCTGCGCGGCGCGCGCTCGGCATCACCCGCCGCACCTCGTTCATGCTGTCCGGCGCCCAGCTGGGCATCACCGTCACCGGCCTGCTGGCCGGCTACGTGGCCGAGCCGATGATCGGTGACGGCGTGGCCGAGCTCCTCGGCGGCACCGGTGTGCCGGCGGGCGCCGGGCTGGTCATCGGCGCAGTGGTGGCGCTGGTCGTCGTCACGGTCGTGCAGATGGTGTTCGGCGAGCTGTTCCCCAAGAACCTCGCGATCGCCCGGCCCGAGCCGGTGGCGCGTGCACTCGCGTACTCCACGTCGATCTACCTCGCCGCGTTCGGCTGGCTGATCCGGCTCTTCGACGCCGCCTCGAACGTGCTGCTCAAGGCGCTGCGGATCGAGCCGGTGCACGACGTCGAGCACGCTGCGACCCCGCGCGACCTCGAGGCGATCATCGACGAGTCCCGCGACAGCGGCGACCTCGACGACGACCTGTCCACCCTCCTCGACCGCGTGCTCGACTTCACCGACCGCACCGCGCGGGCCGCGATGATCCCGCGGCCGCGGGTCACATCGGTACGGGCCGGCGCCCCGATCTCCGAGCTCGTCGAGGTGATGGCATCGGGCCACTCGCGCCTGCCGGTCATCGGGGAGAACCCCGACGACGTGGTCGGCGTGATCTGCCTGCGCGACGTGCTGGCCCTGGAAGGGCGGTCCGACCTGGCCACCCTGCGCGTCATCGACGTGGCCCGCACACCCGTGCTCGTGCTGGCGTCGCTGCCACTGCCCACCGTCCTCGACCGCCTTCGCGGGGCCGACGACGAGTTCGCGGTGGTCGTCGACGAGTACGGCGGCCTCGCAGGCGTCATCACGGTCGAGGACATCGCGGAGGAGCTCGTCGGCGAGATCACCGACGAGCACGACCCGGCCGGTGCCGACGGCCTCGCCGCGAACGACGGCGAGTGGACCGTGCCCGGCACGCTCTCGGTCGAGGAGGTGGAGCGCCTGCTCGACGCCGACCTGCCGGACGGCGAGTACCAGACCATCGGCGGCCTGGTGATCGACGAGCTGCAGCGCCTCCCCGAACCCGGCGACGGCGTCCGGCTCCGGCTCGAGAACCCGTCGCTGTCCGAGGAGGGCGAGCCGCCGCGCACGCTGGAGATCACCGTGCTCACCGTCGAGCGCCACGTGCCGTCCTCCGTGCGGCTGGCGTGGGCCGAAGCGGAGGTGCCGGCATGAGTGTCGGTGTCGCACTCGGCGTCTCCGTGGTGCTGGTCGCGCTCTCCGCGTTCTTCGTGGCGATCGAGTTCGCGCTCGTCGCCGCCCGCCGCTACCGCCTGGAGGAGGCCGCCGCCACCAGCGTGTCGGCTCGAATGGCGCTGCGCTCGGCCCGGGACCTGTCGATGCTGCTCGCCGGATCGCAGCTGGGCATCACCCTCTGCACGGTCGGCCTCGGCGCGATCGGCAAGCCCGCCGTCGAGGAGCTGCTGCACCCGCTCTTCGGCGGACTCGGCGACCCGTGGTCCACGGTGGTCTCGTTCGTGCTGTCGCTGATCGTCGTGACGTTCGTGCACCTGGTCGTCGGCGAGATGGCGCCCAAGTCATGGGCGATCGCCCACCCCGAGCGCTCCGCCACGATGCTGGCGCTGCCGATGCGGGCGTTCATCGTGCTCACCCGGCCGGTGCTCGTCGGGCTGAACGGCATGGCCAACTGGTGCCTGCGCCGCGTGGGCGTCGAACCGGTCGACGAACTGGCGGGCGGGCACAACCCGGACGACCTGCGCGAGCTGGTGGAGCACTCCGCCAGCACGGGCGCCCTCGACCCGGAGCGGCGCGACCAGATCGTCACCGCGCTCGAGCTGGACCGTGCCCCGCTGCGCGAGGTCGTGCGGCCGCGCTCGG
This window harbors:
- a CDS encoding hemolysin family protein; the protein is MTILSILLGVLTVVGLTVLTGYFVAQEFGYMAVDRSRLQARASAGDAAARRALGITRRTSFMLSGAQLGITVTGLLAGYVAEPMIGDGVAELLGGTGVPAGAGLVIGAVVALVVVTVVQMVFGELFPKNLAIARPEPVARALAYSTSIYLAAFGWLIRLFDAASNVLLKALRIEPVHDVEHAATPRDLEAIIDESRDSGDLDDDLSTLLDRVLDFTDRTARAAMIPRPRVTSVRAGAPISELVEVMASGHSRLPVIGENPDDVVGVICLRDVLALEGRSDLATLRVIDVARTPVLVLASLPLPTVLDRLRGADDEFAVVVDEYGGLAGVITVEDIAEELVGEITDEHDPAGADGLAANDGEWTVPGTLSVEEVERLLDADLPDGEYQTIGGLVIDELQRLPEPGDGVRLRLENPSLSEEGEPPRTLEITVLTVERHVPSSVRLAWAEAEVPA
- a CDS encoding hemolysin family protein; protein product: MSVGVALGVSVVLVALSAFFVAIEFALVAARRYRLEEAAATSVSARMALRSARDLSMLLAGSQLGITLCTVGLGAIGKPAVEELLHPLFGGLGDPWSTVVSFVLSLIVVTFVHLVVGEMAPKSWAIAHPERSATMLALPMRAFIVLTRPVLVGLNGMANWCLRRVGVEPVDELAGGHNPDDLRELVEHSASTGALDPERRDQIVTALELDRAPLREVVRPRSEVAGVPTGADAPAIRAAARESGHLRLVVGDADGRPVGVVHVRDALAVPAGTTAGELMRPIRTLPADLPIHDALSAMQAGRSQIALVESDGAVVGLVTLHDLLDRLLPAAA